Proteins encoded by one window of Cystobacter ferrugineus:
- a CDS encoding ATP-binding protein produces the protein MSAEKPGSVGNGSESTGLALQRKLSLVDLLDPLTFGDVVESLGALFQVGVRVLDERNRTLADAQGAQGEFCGFIGANPAVRVRCSAQVTRVKEGPLASLLSSQVLGTEGAGDLLLHTCSTGLCYVVVPVVWEGDVLGRAVFGPYASEDGGAAACPEGPDAERVREARAGARHLSQQELARMVTHLSQVLAALLAAGQKSYLTGQLHLEAMVETQRELEHQNSQLLRLNQRLKESDRSKSSFLSTVSHELRTPLASIIGYSEMLAEGLVGGLNPEQMQFVRTIMEKGNTLLKLISSILDMSQIEAGKVRLAFEWVDVRELVESAITSVTPQAQRKGLTLEANLPVGPQSRVVADREKLRQVVVNLLANAVKFTPSMGRIDVRLSEVGTRSELATAGYHIEVEDTGVGIPENQRDRIFQSFYQVDDSPTREYGGAGLGLAIVKSYVEGHGGQVSVRSEVGKGSCFRVVLPKEPPLSGQGPAYIPPPVDTEPERF, from the coding sequence ATGAGCGCCGAGAAACCGGGGTCCGTGGGCAACGGATCCGAGTCCACCGGGCTGGCCCTCCAGCGCAAGCTGTCGCTCGTGGACCTGTTGGATCCGCTCACCTTCGGGGACGTGGTGGAAAGCCTGGGCGCGCTGTTCCAGGTGGGGGTGCGCGTGCTGGACGAGCGCAACCGGACGCTCGCGGACGCCCAGGGCGCGCAGGGGGAGTTCTGCGGCTTCATCGGCGCCAACCCCGCGGTGCGCGTGCGCTGCTCCGCCCAGGTGACGCGGGTGAAGGAGGGACCGCTGGCGTCCCTGCTCTCCTCCCAGGTGCTGGGGACGGAGGGCGCGGGCGACCTGCTGCTGCACACCTGCTCCACCGGCCTGTGCTACGTGGTGGTTCCCGTGGTGTGGGAGGGAGACGTGCTCGGGCGCGCCGTGTTCGGGCCCTACGCGTCCGAGGACGGCGGCGCGGCGGCCTGCCCCGAGGGGCCGGACGCGGAGCGGGTGCGCGAGGCGCGGGCGGGCGCGCGGCACCTGTCCCAGCAGGAGCTGGCGCGCATGGTGACGCACCTGTCCCAGGTGCTGGCGGCGCTCCTGGCGGCCGGACAGAAGTCCTATCTCACCGGGCAGCTCCACCTGGAGGCCATGGTGGAGACGCAGCGCGAGCTGGAGCACCAGAACTCGCAACTGCTCCGGCTCAACCAGCGCCTCAAGGAGTCGGACCGCAGCAAGTCGAGCTTCCTGAGCACGGTGAGCCACGAGCTGCGCACGCCGCTGGCGTCCATCATCGGCTACTCGGAGATGCTCGCCGAGGGCCTGGTGGGCGGGCTCAATCCGGAGCAGATGCAGTTCGTGCGCACCATCATGGAGAAGGGCAACACGCTGCTCAAGCTCATCTCCTCCATCCTCGACATGAGCCAGATCGAAGCGGGCAAGGTACGGCTCGCCTTCGAATGGGTGGACGTGCGCGAGCTGGTGGAGAGCGCCATCACCAGCGTGACGCCCCAGGCCCAGCGCAAGGGTCTGACGCTCGAGGCGAACCTGCCGGTGGGGCCGCAATCGCGGGTGGTGGCCGATCGCGAGAAGCTGCGGCAGGTGGTGGTGAACCTGCTGGCCAACGCGGTGAAGTTCACGCCCTCCATGGGCCGCATCGACGTGCGGCTGTCGGAGGTGGGCACGCGCTCGGAGCTGGCCACCGCCGGCTACCACATCGAGGTGGAGGACACCGGGGTGGGCATCCCGGAGAACCAGCGCGATCGCATCTTCCAGAGCTTCTACCAGGTGGACGACAGCCCGACGCGCGAGTACGGAGGCGCGGGCCTGGGGCTGGCCATCGTGAAGAGCTACGTGGAAGGCCACGGCGGCCAGGTGTCGGTGCGCAGCGAGGTGGGCAAGGGCTCGTGCTTCCGGGTGGTGCTCCCCAAGGAGCCACCCCTGTCGGGCCAGGGCCCGGCCTATATCCCGCCCCCCGTGGACACGGAGCCCGAGCGCTTCTAG
- a CDS encoding ATP-dependent DNA helicase: protein MALPASSHLPSVDSLLGPGGALEAALEAYEYRPEQLQMARSVERAFQERGYLLAEAGTGTGKTLAYLVPALLSGRRVVVSTATKTLQEQIFFKDLPLLRERMGLSFEAVYLKGRSNYLCLHRYDAFSKDPQFASREEGRYWKHLKTWAGSTETGDRSELELPESFSAWGRLSTTSDTCLGSKCPVYDNCFVTRVRRAAESADLLVVNHHLFFADLALRGRGQRGEGVLPPYDAVIFDEAHALEDAAGSYFGHSVSSFRLEELVRDALGVMSPQDSRFGMLSSLVVRLRTYSEALFSQAPRVLGLTEQEGAVALKPERLEQLSGSIEQVKESLSALSAFTTTEREPELTLLTRRCADLVADFSFLQKVESNDHVYWAEARGRGVFLRASPIEVSRELQERLYGGVDTVVFTSATLAAAGRFDFFARRMGLYDDEGTPVTSVRTVAVPSPFDFERQSALYLPTHLPDPAVPGFIEAAAEEIVRLCEVTGGRAFVLFTSLRNMERAHALARHRLPYQVLLQGERPKQQLLEAFRSQPSVLFAAHSFWEGVDVPGDALSLVIIDRLPFASPGDPLVAARIRQLEARGEEPFGGYQLPQAALALRQGFGRLIRTRADRGIVAMLDRRIVTKSYGRSFLASLPPAWRTHSPESLEAWFHGEPVYDVEE from the coding sequence ATGGCCCTGCCCGCTTCCTCGCATCTTCCCTCGGTGGATTCCCTGCTTGGCCCTGGCGGTGCGCTGGAGGCCGCGCTGGAGGCGTACGAGTACCGTCCGGAGCAGCTCCAGATGGCGCGCTCGGTGGAGCGGGCCTTCCAGGAGCGCGGCTACCTGCTGGCCGAGGCGGGAACGGGGACGGGCAAGACGCTCGCCTACCTGGTGCCCGCGTTGCTGTCGGGCCGGCGGGTGGTGGTGTCCACGGCGACGAAGACCCTGCAGGAGCAGATCTTCTTCAAGGACCTGCCGCTCTTGCGCGAGCGCATGGGCCTGTCCTTCGAGGCGGTGTACCTCAAGGGCCGCAGCAACTACCTGTGCCTGCACCGTTATGACGCCTTCAGCAAGGATCCGCAGTTCGCCTCGCGCGAGGAGGGGCGGTACTGGAAGCACCTGAAGACGTGGGCGGGGAGCACGGAGACGGGGGACCGCAGCGAGCTGGAGCTGCCCGAGTCCTTCAGTGCGTGGGGCCGGCTGTCGACGACGTCGGACACGTGCCTGGGCTCGAAGTGCCCGGTGTACGACAACTGCTTCGTGACGCGGGTGAGGCGGGCGGCGGAGTCGGCGGACCTGCTGGTGGTCAACCACCACCTCTTCTTCGCGGACCTGGCGCTGCGGGGCCGGGGCCAGCGGGGCGAGGGCGTGCTGCCGCCGTATGACGCGGTCATCTTCGACGAGGCGCACGCGTTGGAGGACGCGGCGGGCAGCTACTTCGGGCACTCGGTGTCGAGCTTCCGGCTGGAGGAGCTGGTGCGCGACGCGCTGGGGGTGATGTCGCCGCAGGACTCGCGCTTCGGGATGCTGTCGTCGCTGGTGGTGCGCCTGCGCACGTATTCGGAGGCGCTCTTCTCGCAGGCGCCGCGGGTGCTGGGGCTCACCGAGCAGGAGGGCGCGGTGGCGCTCAAGCCCGAGCGGCTGGAGCAGTTGTCCGGGTCCATCGAGCAGGTGAAGGAGTCGCTCTCGGCGCTGTCGGCGTTCACCACGACGGAGCGCGAGCCGGAGCTGACGTTGCTCACGCGCCGGTGTGCGGACCTGGTGGCGGACTTCTCCTTCCTGCAGAAGGTGGAGTCGAACGACCACGTGTACTGGGCGGAGGCGCGGGGGCGGGGCGTGTTCCTGCGCGCGAGTCCCATCGAAGTGTCCCGCGAGCTGCAGGAGCGTCTCTATGGAGGGGTGGACACGGTGGTGTTCACCTCGGCGACGCTGGCGGCGGCGGGCCGCTTCGACTTCTTCGCCAGGCGCATGGGGCTGTACGACGACGAGGGCACGCCGGTGACGAGCGTGCGCACGGTGGCGGTGCCGAGCCCCTTCGACTTCGAGCGGCAGTCGGCGCTGTACCTGCCCACGCACCTGCCGGACCCGGCGGTGCCCGGGTTCATCGAGGCGGCGGCGGAGGAGATCGTCCGGTTGTGCGAGGTGACGGGGGGGAGGGCCTTCGTGCTCTTCACCAGCTTGCGCAACATGGAGCGGGCGCATGCGCTCGCGCGCCACCGGCTGCCCTACCAGGTGTTGTTGCAGGGCGAGCGGCCCAAGCAGCAGCTATTGGAGGCGTTCCGCTCGCAGCCCAGCGTGCTCTTCGCGGCGCACAGCTTCTGGGAGGGCGTGGACGTGCCGGGAGACGCGCTGAGCCTGGTCATCATCGATCGGTTGCCGTTCGCCTCGCCGGGAGACCCCTTGGTGGCCGCGCGCATCCGCCAGTTGGAGGCGCGGGGCGAGGAGCCCTTCGGGGGCTACCAGTTGCCGCAGGCGGCGTTGGCGTTGCGGCAGGGCTTCGGGCGGCTCATCCGCACGCGGGCGGACCGGGGCATCGTGGCGATGTTGGATCGGCGGATCGTCACCAAGAGCTACGGGCGCTCCTTCCTCGCGAGCCTGCCGCCCGCCTGGCGCACGCACTCGCCCGAGTCGCTCGAGGCGTGGTTCCACGGCGAGCCCGTGTACGACGTGGAGGAGTGA
- a CDS encoding GNAT family N-acetyltransferase, which produces MTMKRVEPGVEVGTMPVPDMTTMPNDLALAVKFNAPTDEDMASVAALRANSEPWLSRGETLEDSLKALTGLRPFVQVAKVHNQVVGYVTVERDGPVPGAAYMRNIVIKPELRRKGVGLAVLNQALQVARDMYRKTIALRVDPANAPAVSFYRNAGFTTVATVVSKKSGKLRLLMSREL; this is translated from the coding sequence ATGACGATGAAGCGGGTGGAGCCGGGCGTGGAGGTAGGCACGATGCCGGTGCCGGACATGACGACCATGCCCAACGATCTGGCGCTGGCGGTCAAGTTCAACGCCCCGACTGACGAGGACATGGCCTCCGTGGCCGCGCTGCGCGCCAATTCGGAGCCGTGGCTGAGCCGCGGGGAGACGTTGGAGGACAGCCTCAAGGCCCTCACGGGGCTGCGGCCGTTCGTGCAGGTGGCCAAGGTGCACAACCAGGTCGTGGGTTACGTGACGGTGGAACGCGACGGCCCGGTCCCCGGCGCCGCCTATATGCGCAACATCGTCATCAAGCCGGAGCTGCGCCGCAAGGGCGTGGGACTGGCCGTGCTCAACCAGGCCCTGCAGGTGGCCCGGGACATGTACCGCAAGACGATCGCCCTGCGCGTGGACCCGGCCAACGCCCCGGCGGTGAGCTTCTACCGCAACGCGGGCTTCACCACCGTGGCCACGGTGGTGTCCAAGAAGTCCGGCAAGCTGCGCCTGCTCATGTCGCGCGAGCTGTGA
- a CDS encoding GTP-binding protein: protein MQLNHAQRELTLKIVYYGPGLSGKTTNLRCIHARARPEARGRLLSVETHEDRTLFFDLLPVFFTSQSGFKVKLKLFTVPGQVVHDATRRVVLQNADAVAFIADSRRSAGAENNASWRRLRANMRENGLDTSQVPVVIQFNKRDLPDAQTDEELEAARQRGTEPIVGAVALRGEGVMETLHALLQSAWRNLDERMRLARNIGLDEREFLGHIFQQMDLKGTPLEALYPPVGGRSR from the coding sequence GTGCAACTCAACCACGCCCAGCGCGAACTCACCCTGAAGATCGTCTACTACGGCCCTGGCCTGAGTGGGAAGACGACGAACCTGCGCTGCATCCACGCGCGGGCCCGGCCGGAGGCGCGCGGCCGGTTGCTCAGCGTGGAGACACACGAGGACCGCACGCTCTTCTTCGATCTGCTGCCGGTCTTCTTCACCAGCCAGTCGGGCTTCAAGGTGAAGCTCAAGCTCTTCACCGTGCCCGGCCAGGTCGTCCATGACGCCACGCGCCGCGTGGTGCTGCAGAACGCGGACGCGGTGGCCTTCATCGCCGACAGCCGCCGCAGCGCGGGCGCGGAGAACAACGCTTCCTGGCGCCGCCTCCGGGCGAACATGCGGGAGAACGGCCTGGACACCTCGCAGGTGCCGGTGGTCATCCAGTTCAACAAGCGGGACCTGCCGGACGCCCAGACGGACGAGGAGCTGGAGGCCGCCCGCCAGCGGGGAACCGAGCCCATCGTGGGCGCGGTGGCGCTGCGCGGCGAAGGGGTGATGGAGACCCTGCACGCGCTCTTGCAGTCGGCGTGGCGCAACCTGGACGAGCGCATGCGGCTGGCGCGCAACATTGGCCTGGATGAGCGGGAATTCCTCGGGCACATCTTCCAGCAGATGGACCTCAAGGGGACGCCCCTGGAAGCGCTCTACCCCCCGGTGGGGGGGCGCTCTCGATGA
- a CDS encoding PilT/PilU family type 4a pilus ATPase produces the protein MKSFTELLRQLARPAVVELTLISGRAPLAKTAAGFETLDEGLLTMEGLQEALRGLVGPARVASLAERPGQWGLKLEGFGPVIVGAMRRGDVLHVRILRGESPPAVAPPPPAPAPPPAATGRPARAGGMQILPSTERPAPAAEPSPSAPSPTAESRTNASTGPRLAVRPESAGNLAMLLEDARSVGASDLHIIAGRPPLFRLVGELLPHGAVLPPETVEKMLLPHVPARLRPVLEREGSCDFALDLGASGRFRVNVSRQRTGYKGCFRLISREIPTLESLGLPADIAKATHHHQGLIVVTGPSGHGKTSTLAAIVDIINRDTTHHVLTVEDPVEYLHPRKKALLSQREVGTHTKSFASALKGSLREDPDVILVGELRDTETVRMALAASETGHLLVSTMNTQSAAKTIDRLIDLFPPGDQAQVRMTLASSLRLIVSQRLLPSADGKSLVAAAELLPGSVALGNLIRDNKTFQIPSLQQRGKSLGIVRFDDSLAELVRSGRTTLEHARVYAENPDELEAVVTGKRPGSPPEPSPPDGSKPLMSKMGNLLNRKSA, from the coding sequence ATGAAGAGCTTCACGGAACTGCTGCGCCAACTGGCTCGACCGGCCGTGGTGGAACTGACGCTCATCAGCGGGCGCGCGCCGCTGGCCAAGACGGCCGCGGGCTTCGAGACGCTGGATGAAGGCCTGCTCACCATGGAGGGACTGCAGGAGGCGCTGCGAGGCCTGGTGGGCCCCGCGCGCGTCGCCTCGCTCGCCGAGAGGCCCGGGCAGTGGGGCCTGAAGCTGGAGGGCTTCGGTCCCGTCATCGTGGGCGCCATGCGCCGCGGCGACGTGCTCCACGTGCGCATCCTGCGCGGCGAGTCCCCACCGGCCGTGGCTCCCCCACCCCCGGCGCCCGCTCCGCCTCCCGCCGCGACGGGCAGGCCCGCTCGGGCCGGCGGCATGCAGATCCTCCCCAGCACCGAGCGTCCCGCGCCGGCCGCCGAGCCTTCCCCCTCGGCGCCTTCCCCCACCGCCGAGTCCCGCACCAACGCGTCAACGGGCCCCCGGCTCGCCGTGCGGCCCGAGTCCGCGGGCAACCTGGCGATGCTCCTGGAAGACGCGCGAAGCGTGGGCGCGAGCGATCTGCACATCATCGCGGGCCGCCCTCCCCTCTTCCGGCTGGTGGGCGAGCTGCTGCCCCACGGCGCCGTGCTGCCGCCGGAGACGGTGGAGAAGATGCTGCTGCCCCACGTGCCCGCCCGGCTGCGCCCCGTGCTCGAGCGCGAGGGAAGCTGTGACTTCGCGCTCGACCTGGGGGCGTCCGGCCGCTTCCGCGTCAACGTCTCCCGCCAGCGCACCGGCTACAAGGGCTGCTTCCGGCTCATCTCCCGCGAGATCCCCACCCTCGAGTCACTCGGCCTGCCCGCCGACATCGCCAAGGCCACCCACCACCACCAGGGCCTCATCGTCGTCACCGGCCCCTCGGGCCACGGCAAGACGAGCACGCTCGCGGCCATCGTCGACATCATCAACCGCGACACCACGCACCACGTGCTCACCGTGGAGGATCCCGTCGAGTACCTCCACCCGCGCAAGAAGGCGCTCCTAAGCCAGCGCGAGGTGGGCACCCACACCAAGAGCTTCGCCAGCGCCCTCAAGGGCAGCCTGCGCGAGGACCCGGACGTCATCCTCGTGGGCGAGCTGCGCGACACCGAGACGGTACGCATGGCGCTCGCCGCGAGCGAGACGGGCCACCTGCTCGTGAGCACCATGAACACCCAGAGCGCCGCGAAGACGATCGACCGGCTCATCGATCTCTTCCCCCCGGGCGATCAGGCCCAGGTGCGCATGACGCTCGCCAGCAGCCTGCGCCTCATCGTCAGCCAGCGCCTGCTGCCCTCCGCCGATGGCAAGAGCCTCGTGGCCGCCGCCGAGCTGCTGCCCGGCTCGGTCGCGCTCGGCAACCTCATCCGCGACAACAAGACGTTCCAGATTCCCTCCCTCCAACAGCGAGGCAAGAGCCTGGGCATCGTGCGCTTCGACGACTCGCTCGCCGAACTGGTGCGCTCGGGCCGCACCACGCTCGAGCACGCGCGCGTCTACGCCGAGAACCCCGACGAGCTGGAGGCCGTGGTGACGGGCAAGCGCCCCGGCTCGCCCCCCGAGCCCTCACCGCCCGACGGCTCCAAGCCGCTGATGTCCAAGATGGGCAACCTCCTCAACCGCAAGAGCGCCTGA
- a CDS encoding type IV pilus twitching motility protein PilT produces MSSPSASPRIAAFFDKLLEHKGSDLHLSIGHPPLGRIRGGLQPLREELLTQPELESMLFELTSPEQKRHITEELDLDFAYSYGTRARFRANYFYKTSGIAAVFRTIPSRVLSLAELNTPEVVRKLAERRSGLVLVTGPTGSGKSTTLAGMIHHINHTRAAHILTIEDPVEFVHESVKSQVTHREVGMHASSFATAIRSAGREDPNVILIGELRTNETMKLALQLASYGVLVFATVHTNSAPATIDRIINSFPADEQPQVRGMLAEGLAGIVAQQLIRTADGKGRVAALEILIGTSAIASMIRDNKVFQIASKMQSSQGLGMQTLDMHLERLVAANTITPEAALEKAQDKESFVKTLQRLKPDFQVSAADGGEALGH; encoded by the coding sequence ATGAGCTCGCCCAGTGCCTCGCCGCGCATCGCCGCGTTCTTCGACAAGCTCCTCGAGCACAAGGGGAGCGACCTGCACCTGAGCATCGGCCACCCGCCGCTGGGCCGCATCCGCGGTGGACTCCAGCCGCTGCGCGAGGAACTGCTCACCCAGCCCGAGCTGGAGTCCATGCTCTTCGAGCTCACCAGCCCCGAGCAGAAGCGCCACATCACCGAGGAGCTGGATCTCGACTTCGCCTACAGCTACGGCACGCGCGCGCGCTTCCGCGCCAACTATTTCTACAAGACGAGCGGCATCGCGGCCGTCTTCCGCACCATCCCCAGCCGGGTGCTGTCGCTCGCGGAGCTCAACACGCCCGAGGTGGTGCGCAAGCTCGCCGAGCGCCGCAGCGGCCTCGTGCTCGTCACCGGCCCCACCGGCAGCGGTAAGTCCACCACGCTCGCGGGGATGATCCACCACATCAACCACACCCGCGCCGCGCACATCCTCACCATCGAGGATCCCGTCGAGTTCGTGCACGAGTCGGTGAAGTCCCAGGTGACACACCGCGAGGTGGGCATGCACGCCTCCAGCTTCGCCACCGCCATCCGCTCGGCGGGCCGCGAGGACCCCAACGTCATCCTCATCGGCGAGCTGCGCACCAACGAGACCATGAAGCTCGCGCTGCAACTGGCCAGCTACGGCGTGCTCGTCTTCGCCACCGTACACACCAACAGCGCGCCGGCCACCATCGACCGCATCATCAACTCCTTCCCCGCCGACGAGCAGCCCCAGGTGCGCGGCATGCTCGCCGAGGGCCTCGCCGGCATCGTCGCCCAGCAGCTCATCCGCACCGCCGACGGCAAGGGCCGCGTCGCCGCGCTGGAAATCCTCATCGGCACCAGCGCCATCGCCTCGATGATCCGCGACAACAAGGTGTTCCAGATCGCCAGCAAGATGCAGTCCAGCCAGGGCCTGGGCATGCAGACGCTCGACATGCACCTGGAGCGGCTCGTGGCCGCCAACACCATCACCCCCGAGGCCGCCCTGGAGAAGGCCCAGGACAAGGAGTCCTTCGTCAAGACGCTCCAGCGGCTCAAGCCCGACTTCCAGGTGTCCGCCGCCGATGGGGGCGAGGCGCTCGGGCACTGA